The following are encoded together in the Streptomyces sp. NBC_00341 genome:
- a CDS encoding histidine phosphatase family protein: MGELILIRHGETEWSRNGQHTSHTDLPLTPLGERQARALAPLLADRDIALTLVSPSVRARRTAELAGLAAPRITPELREWDYGGYEGITTDEIRRTRPDWNLWTDGVAAGPEAHPGETPVEVGERADRVLAEVGEAAGRAGDEDIVLVAHSHFLRVLTARYLGLSPAEGTLFQLATGAVSRLGREHGNPVITAWNVSLPESLFPTAVPDASQP; this comes from the coding sequence ATGGGCGAGTTGATCCTGATCCGGCACGGCGAGACCGAGTGGTCCCGTAACGGGCAGCACACGAGCCACACCGACCTGCCCCTGACCCCCCTCGGTGAGCGCCAGGCCCGCGCCCTCGCGCCGCTGCTCGCGGACCGCGACATCGCCCTCACCCTGGTCAGCCCCTCGGTACGGGCCCGGCGCACCGCCGAACTCGCCGGGCTCGCCGCGCCCCGGATCACGCCCGAGCTGCGTGAATGGGACTACGGCGGCTACGAGGGCATCACCACGGACGAGATCCGCCGCACCCGCCCCGACTGGAACCTCTGGACGGACGGTGTCGCCGCCGGCCCGGAGGCGCACCCCGGTGAGACCCCCGTGGAGGTGGGCGAGCGAGCCGACCGGGTGCTCGCGGAGGTCGGGGAGGCGGCCGGACGCGCCGGGGACGAGGACATCGTGCTGGTGGCCCATTCGCACTTCCTGCGCGTCCTGACCGCCCGCTACCTGGGCCTGTCGCCCGCCGAGGGCACGCTCTTCCAGCTCGCCACCGGCGCGGTCTCCCGGCTTGGCAGGGAACACGGCAACCCGGTGATCACGGCGTGGAACGTGTCCCTGCCCGAGAGCCTGTTCCCCACCGCCGTTCCGGACGCCTCCCAGCCCTGA
- a CDS encoding helix-turn-helix transcriptional regulator, with the protein MNRTDRLYALVEELRAVSPRPRSARWLADRFEVSSRTIERDISALLQAGVPVWAEPGRTGGYCLDRSRTLPPVNLTPGEAVAMAVALRGMEGTPFRATAAAALRKLVAAMGEDDAAAAHDMAGRVHLLGPVDAPAPARGPRGVTDALSTGRVLRIGYGDREGATTTRDIEPLGYIGKTGHWYLLAWCRLRDALRAFRTDRIVSVHVTAEVPEPRELRREDLDIPYGVVHQLSLS; encoded by the coding sequence GTGAACCGGACCGATCGCCTCTACGCCCTGGTCGAGGAGTTGCGTGCCGTCTCGCCCCGTCCGCGCAGCGCGCGCTGGCTGGCCGACCGCTTCGAGGTCAGCTCGCGCACCATCGAGCGGGACATCAGCGCCCTGCTCCAGGCGGGCGTGCCGGTCTGGGCCGAGCCCGGCCGCACCGGCGGCTACTGCCTGGACCGGAGCCGGACGCTCCCGCCGGTCAACCTCACCCCCGGCGAGGCGGTCGCGATGGCGGTGGCGCTGCGCGGGATGGAGGGGACACCGTTCCGGGCGACCGCCGCGGCGGCCCTGCGGAAGCTCGTCGCGGCCATGGGGGAGGACGACGCGGCCGCCGCGCACGACATGGCCGGACGCGTCCACCTGCTCGGACCGGTGGACGCGCCCGCGCCCGCGCGGGGGCCGCGAGGAGTGACGGACGCGCTGTCCACCGGCCGCGTCCTGCGCATCGGGTACGGCGACCGCGAAGGCGCCACCACGACGCGGGACATCGAGCCGCTCGGATACATCGGCAAGACGGGCCACTGGTACCTGCTCGCCTGGTGCCGGCTGCGGGACGCCCTGCGAGCCTTCCGCACCGACCGGATCGTCTCCGTCCACGTCACGGCCGAGGTGCCGGAGCCGAGGGAGCTGCGGCGTGAGGACCTCGACATCCCGTACGGCGTCGTGCACCAGCTCTCGCTGAGCTGA
- a CDS encoding VOC family protein, producing the protein MAQFNAVAWFEIGTARPAEAERFYGDVFGWTVAHDNTRSTDQAYRIITTGDGEGMNGGLFATEGRMPDYAVFTVLVEDVEATCRRVEEAGGSVQRAPQVNPVGVTFAHLLDPAGNHFAVFRPPFAGA; encoded by the coding sequence ATGGCTCAGTTCAACGCAGTCGCCTGGTTCGAGATCGGCACCGCCCGTCCGGCGGAGGCGGAGCGGTTCTACGGGGACGTGTTCGGATGGACGGTCGCGCACGACAACACCAGGAGCACCGACCAGGCGTACCGGATCATCACCACGGGCGACGGGGAGGGCATGAACGGCGGGCTGTTCGCGACGGAGGGCAGGATGCCGGACTACGCGGTCTTCACCGTGCTCGTGGAGGACGTCGAGGCGACCTGTCGCCGGGTCGAGGAGGCGGGCGGCAGCGTTCAGCGCGCGCCGCAGGTCAACCCGGTCGGGGTGACCTTCGCGCATCTGCTCGATCCGGCCGGCAACCACTTCGCCGTGTTCAGGCCGCCGTTCGCCGGGGCCTGA